gtttctttaaaaaaatacctaaaaCATTGAAAATCTAGTTATTTTTTGTGCACACACTTAACTTCATCTAACATGCTACAGGATAAACATATTAATAGACTTTGTCAAAACATCTTTTCGTTGACTGGAAAAACTGTCACAAATGTTGAATTTAATGAGAATGTCCGATCCGGCTGTGAAAAATTTGCGGAATTGTTTTCAGGGTTTGGTAGTAGTCAGAGAGTGTTCAATTCTTCAGATTACTTGACAGAAGAGGGAATTGTTTATTTGCGTAAGTAAAACTTTTAACAGACTTAAATCTATATGTGGAGCTAAAGATGAATATTAACGtggaaatcattttattattgaCTCAACGCATTggattgataatttttttggaaGACCTGCGAAGTAATTCGCTAGATATAAACCTCGGTCCGATACGTCGTGATtgggttgttaaaaaaatggaaagttGATTGTAGCTTTTATGGTACATAAGGAGGGGAGAGTATTTATTTTCAGTTTAAATCAATGAAAATCAATACAGCAACATCAAGGATCCTGTGGAACGGTTAAGATATGTCATGAACCACTTGATGACACTACACTGTAAACCAGCCATATTTAAACCAAAGCcacaaaaaaagagaagaaTGAAATATTATGCTTACTAATAGTTTTATTAAACAGCAAGTTGATCTTTCTCTCGATTATCAGCAAATCTGAACGTCGAGAATTGTGTTAAATTTAACCCACTCCTGTGCAACCGAAAAATACCAGGCACATAGCAAGTGATTCGTTCGATAGAACATTCTTTCTTCTTTCAATCGAGCCCTTTTTACACCCTTAAAAACCCTACGTCTCTGAAAGCAATAATTTAATAAGGGTACAGTTCAAACTGATGAAAACACGTATGCCAGTTTTCAGCAATCAGAGCTCTGACATGCTATGCCTACCATAGAAACTAACTGTTGTAAAATGTTCTTTTGTTAGCATATTCTCCTTTGAGAGCTTCGTTTTCAATCCAGTAAATCAATTTACTGAAAGAGGATAAATTAGaccaaattatttgttttgatttgcgcCCGCCGTTATGACTTTTCTGTGCTCAACAAATCCGGAGTTTCCTGGCCGAAACAGCCGTGAATAGTGACTATTAGTAAGTTTTGTTCTTTCAAATAAAAGTCGACTTCATTTCTTAAAGTTCTATCCAATAAAAAACGTATACTTGTCCAGGTTATTAGGAATTTTGTCAGTATCTCGCGATTCCAGTAAGCGAGTCAAAAGAATTCACTTTAAGTATAAATACACTAGATAAAACGCAAAACATTTTTACGTATATTTACTatgttgaaaataaaacttGGTCTGTCTGATGTTTGATTGGTGTAAGATTCTTCATCATATGGTTttcctttaatatttttataatttttatcactcactcatttttataatttttatcactGTTTTCAAGAATAGTTAAAATTGTTGTCGACAATTATTTAGCTATCTATCCTTGGTAAAAAGTGACAAAAATGAGCTAGCTTGATTTAGCTATATATACATGGAAATATAGCTTTCACATTCTAATTTATACACAATTTTTGTTAAAGTAACATCAATATAAACGAAAACTGTTGCAGCTTATTCTCTTTTGTGCATGCTAATGGCAAGTTTTTGCAGGAgtttgcaaataaaaaatgaatcatTAATTACATTACTATTCTAAGAACCTGTTAAAATAGCTATGTTATGTTAATAAAGAAGATAAGCAGTTACTATCTAACTATCAAAACGACCTATTTTATTTTTCCACCTTATTTTTAACCTCAAATTGTATAGCTAATAAAATTGAATAGGTTTTGATGAAATTGAATGCTTTTAAATTATCTATCatcgatttttattttattaatattccTGGTACATATTATAACATATGTGATTAATTGAAACGCTTTATAACGTGTAGATTATTCCTTGTGTGCTCTTAAAATCCTTCATTGACTGCTTCTTTTCAGCAAAACAGCACCAAACTGACACTTGTCTTGTGACGATTTGAATTGAATATCGTCACCATAAGATGACACAGCGAGGCGATCATTCTTCTTTAGCTTTACGACACTTGATATGTAACGCGTGCAAGCTTCTGGACACGTGCTCACTGGTACAGATGCTAGAACTAACCTGTCTCGACGATTTTTGGAAATGTGAAAGTCCATTATACTTCTCTTAAAGCTGTTCTTATTGTGAAAAAAGAACATCTAAATATACAAATTGAAGTTCTTTTATCATTACCTTCAGTAGAGAAAGTGTAGCTAAGGTGATGAGTGTTTCACGCACATGACCTATTTATACATAAATGTGCCTATTTATCTATTAAGACATGAATTGCTAATTCAGTTACCTCTTGACTAGAATTAGTATTTTAAGGCTTTCTATTAACAGTTTCTTTGCTGCATCTCTCGTTGTTTAGCAGATGAGTTGGAGCATTAGAAATTTTTCAGCTGAACTTTATTTCTGGCCCCGATGTCCTACATTTTGGCAGCGTTTGAAGTTAAGACGAGGTGTCTAACGAGCATTTGCAGATGAAAAACTTTTAATCAATCATGGAGGTAGAAATAAAGAAGGAGATTGAACTCATCTCGATGCGCATTAAAATTCTATTTAAATGCTATTCTTTTGACATCCCTTTGATATGCCTTTGATATCCCtggatttttacaaaaacacatTACGTAATCCTTCAGCGGgtcgtttgtttatatatagaaAACGTAATGTTTAGAAAGAGAACGACTATTCTGAAGCTGCTGTGTTGTGTGGTCATTAGATCTGAAAGTTATTAACATTTTCGTTTGGCCTATTGACACACAAAAGTCATATTTCAACTGAAATATTGTTTGGCCAGCCAATCAATTACGTgatataatgacttattaaaaatttctttctcgactaataaaattttctaaaattcgCCTGCTTTTTAAAATGATAAGATGAATAAGGCTGCAACTAATCGCATCACACAAGATTTCAATAGGAACAAAAGAGTtcaatttctttctttattcCTACCTATATAAATCCACTAATAAAATTCGGAAACATTTTAGCGCAGTAGAAATAGAGAATACTGAGCGCTGGAAGCTGAGCCCTTTAACGGTAAGTAGCCTTCAAATTTAATCCCTTTTTAAGGAGATGCGATAAGGTGGGTAAATCATAGATGGGGTGGCGTGGGGAACCAAACACTATTGTACTAAGACACCGAACTGCGTGACTGTAACGAGCTTTACTTACCTGAGCGTAAACAAAATAAACTCCTGGTGTCTTGATGACGATAAAATTATTTGTGTAGTTAATGTTGCCGGCTTTTAATGTGATTTTCCAGTCCCAAAATGGACTCCCTGCAAAACAgtatttcatgaaaaatttaagtgaaattaatGTTCGCAGTTATTAATTCTTTAAAGAGTGTATAGTAAAATAAGAAAGCTTTAAAAGTTCGTTTTCAAGTGATGAAGAATCATTTGAGTCTAAAAGTGCTATTACGTACGGAAGACGCTGAAATGAATTGTTTGCTTCAAGAATACCTAACTATTCAAACCTATTTAGATTTTAAGTGAGAAATATATATTGAAAATTTAATAATTCGGAGGCGGGTTAGGGGTTGGGGCTGATTCCAATGCGGTAAGTGGGTAGTAATTGAAGACTGGAGCGCGGGTACTTGCTACCACGAACAACAATATGTTCTTTTTATCACCTTTTTAAACTATTCACAATTAACCTATCACATCCTAATGAGACCACAATTACTTTCCTGCAAGCTTTgatcttttatttatttctgcaTTTTTCCAAATATTTGCAATACATCATTCAAGATTTTATTCCTGCtaattatattattttactgttttttgaGTTATCCAAATTATGGCATATTGTAAGGAATTTAAAAACGCAATTGCTATAATCAACATTATTTGTTTTTCTGGTCCAGCTGATATCATGACAGGCAGAAATACATTTTCTTATTTAAAGAGAATTTTATTAAACCATTAGAGCTGAATATGAGTACAGTCACAGTAATCATGTTTAATAATACGACATATGAACAAACTATGAATGTGAAGACACGACACGATGAAAGATTAAAACGCCTACCGTCATTGTCACTATTTCGTTATAAATAATTAGAAAATATTTGACACACCTCTATTGCTCTTCACCATTCGGTCGTTCTTTCCACACAAACTTAAAGCAATGAAGCCCTATAAAGCGAATACAAACAGTAAAATGCGGTCCAACATTTCTCTTCCCTTTATAACTTCgtgtattttttattgtatgAGACTTGGTGTGacttgttaaaaacatttgttcTCTGTTCTTGAGAGTAAACATAATACCTCTGAAGCGGAACTTTTTACTCTATGAATTCTACTatgttaaaaagaaataaaattttacttcGATTTAAAAGACATCATGACGACACGCCAAAGTGAGACTCAGGAAAATAAAGGGCCAGGCGTATGCGCTGTTAACAAAGGGTAGATGTGAAATAGGAGGATTGTTCAACTCAGGCAGATTTGAAATTTACGTCAGTGCTACTAAAGACATTCTtgttaaatttcaaaacaaaagtgTGTATTTGACGGTGCCAGTACAAACACTAAATACAGAAATGTGGATGAAAGATGAACTTCGAGAAGAAAGATTTTAGTCTAACAAGACTATAGCCGATTGTTGGTGATTGATGGATGATGAGTGCGGACGTGACAAATGTTTTGCAACTAACTATAATGTTCCAAAAAGGCGAAATTCTACAATGGGTTGGATATTCCCTTACGTAGAGCTAACGATTTTGATTGTATATTGTGTACAGAAAAGTTATTCTAGGTTGTGTAAATAGAAACGCTGAAAGTGTGTATCATATTGACTGTTTCTATGTGGCTAGTGCTTAGAAATTTGTAAGTTTTCTGAAGCTGAACAAACACAGAATTAAAAACCTTGTTTTCTTAgaacatattttatttgttgTAGCAAGATATACTTTCCAGTAATTACATGGCAACGAAATTTTATGGGAAACAAGACTAGGAATTGTAAATAGTAATATTAAGATATAAACGCAAATTTATCTGGCGAGATTTAGACACATTTAgagaagaaatttaaaatttaatacgcTAGGAATCCCTAAAAAGTTTTCATTGCAACAGTGTGGACATATCTCCTCAGCGTTACAATGAGTTTATTTAGTTACCTTCTTGTTGGTCGAGTCTGTTCTTCGTTGTTCCAGTGCCTTTAATAATTTTGCATACAACAATGTGCTTTTCTTCGCATTGTTTACCAACGTCATATACGAAGATGCCTGTCTGATCAAACTTTGCGTGCGACCTTTCTCTGCGTTTATTTTATGCAAACTTTCTTCCAACTTCTTTTCTGATTTCGTGTACACATAACCTACCCAAGTTAACAAGGAGAGAAACAGAAACGAAAAGAACAATGGAAGACACAGTCTTTTACAATATGAACTTTTGTTCTTTGTTTCATTTTGAAGCAATACTGCGTGCATTTTTTTGTATTGGTGTGTTTATATATCTTTCTGTACAGTTAAAAGTTATAAGAGAAATACAAACTTTCCTTTTGCTTTAAGTTGTTATCATTAAACTTTCTCTTTCGTAGATTCCATAACAAAACTgtgaatgttattatttttctcaATCACTAACATTACGGATTCGTATATCacctatttaaatatttatagcAGATTAATAACCACTTGAAAAACTTTATGTGAGTTGAGTTACTAGGGAAATCCCCATACAAGTTTCACTTTACACgctttttcttttatcaaaacatactttataagaatattagcCCGGGATTCATACGATCCATAGCTCTTAGTCCCCAAACTCGctttacaaaataataatttggtGCTCATGAAAAATCACGATCAATTTTTAGAAGAAACAAGCCTCAGCTCTATATCGGGCTAccatattgccggaactcatttgatgaataatgcaaataaaaacaaaaacaattttaacttaCTCTCTGCAACCAGCCGGTTTCCTTTCTTGACttggttttgtttaaaagttaccgCCACTTTAGACGTTTAAAATTGTACAGACGGGGGTAATAATTAAGTTTTTTACTCTTTAATCACTCTTTTGAATGATAAATACAGATTTACTCTGCTATTTTAATACAAtacaagtttttaaaatcaagttattgtgagatatattttttttattagcattATCGTTTTTACATGAAAGAAGTAATTACACATGTTACCCGCGGAGAAATAGTAGACCAATTATATCACGAATAAAAACCAGTCTTTTCTCGATCTTTTTTGCGTCTTTCAAATGCGCGTCTTAATTTGCACgaaaaagacgtcttaaagacgtcttttaccACAAACGAAAAAGACCGTGCCTAAAAAAGACGCATTAAAGACGCCTTTAAAATGCGCGTCTGACACatgcgttttaaagacgtttAAAAGACGTATTTCGGGTGCGCGCATATTTCATGCGCAAAAAGCTCCAGAAAAGgcgtctttaaaacgtcttgtGCCGGCTGGGAACAAGACGAAATAATAcccgttaaaataaaataatgtcatcatcaatcaaacttctcgtatttatttttattgtgaagttatATGCCCAAAGGATTTGCAAATTCTTTATcgaaataaaagaaaacgtCAGAGTTTGAGCGAAAGTGAAATATTGCAGTGTTAACACAGCTTTCACATTGACTATATGACAACAACACATGCGCAACAGGATTTACTTCACTTAAAGCTTAACTGCTGTATGAGTGTTTTAGACCTGTTGAAGATTCTCACTTTCGTCAAAGACTAAATTGAAATCCAGATCGAAGTGATTTTTATTGCGGGGTTATCATGTAAGCAGTTCAAATCTTGCTGAAAGACATTAAAGTGATTTCAATTCTCTTCAGAAAAAGTGAAACTGTATATGCAAAAAGcgataaaatgtgtaaaaacaaTCACCAAAACGATCCAAATTTTAATCTGCAACACAATTATTTCATATAATATGATACATTCAGTTTGCGTAATCAAACTTGAGACCGGATCCTGTGTCAGGTAATACCGAAAGTGTTTATACTTCAACATCAAGATTGCTTCCTAGGAATAATTAGCGGATATTATAGTTTCCTCAAAACACCGGTAATCTACGTTCTTAATAAATACAATgtagtttttttgcaaaatatatacAACTGTGTGATTTAAGCATATATGAAGGCGTTTTGTAATCTTTGATGAAATTACGCTATATACGTGATAACAATACAAACCACTCTACACTTTGCTTAATAATTATATGCACAGTATGCGCTTATACATGGCATAATAATACAACTTTGACTTACAAGAGATCCTCGATTTGGACCACCGCCCACCGTCACGTCACTGGTCACATCTACTGGATAAATAGGATGTATCATCAGACTCTTTGTGTAGCAAAGCAAATAAGTTTGAAACGGCTGTAACCAAAAACATAACTTAACATGTATAAGAGTAGTGGTGTTCCTTAAACTTGAAAGAACGTTCtcttgaaaacaacaacaatgggTTAAACTAACTTCTAAAATCATTTGTTTACAGTGATTAAGGTAAAATTAAACGGCCTGAAATCTCTAAGGACCGTAAATCTCTAAAGACCCCAAGTCAAATGTTCAGAAAGAACAATACACGATGTGTAAGCTGTTCAACTAGATTGGAAACAACTTATAAAAACtcttttctttaaaatcttttaaaataaaacagtgACGTGTGAAAAACATTCGATAATTAACATGCCATAATAACAAACCATAAATAACATCATAAATCTCTTCATTTCATGTTTTTGCAGGTTAGTAAAAATAACTGAAAACTTAAAACTCATTGAGTTACatctaaaataaacaatattatTTCTGCTACAGGACTGTCCTAATTATGTATTGTTTCTATGTAACATTTGATTGTAATGCTGTCATTAATTATGCATTTATCAAGGTCTGGTTTTGACAAAAATGAAGGATAGCCAAAACCATTACCTTGTGATTCTTCCGTCCGTCTTGCTCTCCAAAAATTTTCTTCCCCGTTAGGTTCAAGAAACACTTTATGCTTTACATCGTCGACGCTACAACACTCAAAAGTAACTTTTAAGTTAAATGGCCAAACAAGATGACAGTCTCTATCTCCCACTAGAAGACATATGTAAATACCTAGGCCTCCACCCTCTTCTCCTGACCGGTCAGCTTGCAAGTGACATTCATAACCATTTAAAGTTGAGAAAGGTAAACTAGTCACTGTCTCTTCTTGCTCACATTTATCAGCGCAGTTTGTAATATGCCATTCGAAGTAACCAACAAGTatagtttcttataaaatacgtatagattttatttcactttttaaacCATCTAATAAGGTGTTTACATTCTTATTTTTCTCATCaagtacttttaattttttagctaaTGCTCCCTTCTTATTGATCTCTTCAATCTTTACATAAAGATCAGCAACTTGTATTTCTTGCTGTTTTAGGGTGTCTTCAAGTCGTACACAACCTTCCATTGTTTCTGTAAGGACGTTGATTTCTACTTCCTTAGaatctactttatttttaacttctacaaaaaatttttttattttatccaaGGCTATGTCGTGATTTTCCAATCTTTTTTCGATTCTCTCAACGCTTTTATTATCATCCCTATTTATCAGAGATTttatttttccttatttttcaaCGAATGTCGGTACTCATATGATTATTTTGTAGTACAACCGAGGTAGAGGATGCGactaatattatttatttatttatttatttatttccgaatttatatacaggatgagtatgtcagtaaaaaatactgttaTAAATATACGTCCTGTTTATGCATAcgttaaaatctagttagtaatatatattaaaaatgcaaagaaaagtatcaaactgaaaaaaatataatatcaaAAACTGATGGGAAACGCAAAATTAGCCAAAACGTGCGAAAAAGTAACGACCAAAAGAAACAGTGGCAGGAAAGAAGTAGTTGCCAtcgaaaagaaattaaaaactagTTTACACATACACACAATCACACAAATAAATCAATATaaccaaaaactaaaaattcgACGAACTATCTCGGCAAGTGTAACTTAGAACAAGTCGCCATGAACAATCTAAAAGGTGTATTACGAGAAAacttaaagtataaaaaatactcAAAGAATTTATCTAAACTCAAAATTTAGTAACTTGTTACTAAACTCATGTCCACTCTGCCGGATCTCCTTGGGCAAGGAGTTGAAAAGCCTAGCTCCTTGAAAGAAGAAACCCGACCGAGCAAACTCAAGTtttattttaggaatttttaaaagaaaattctgaTTTCTAGTTGAAAAATTATGGGAGTtcaaagtaaaataattatcaAAATTCGAGCAACAATCaccatccaaacatttttttaccaacTTAACAGCATGTTTTTTAATCATGTCTGATGTGTTGATACTCGCATCTTTTGTTATCGTTATTGCTCGTCTATCCAACGATCGTAATTTTTGTGATTGTGTTgctgttaaatttaaaaatgacaagCAATTATATCGAATAACAGATTGTATGATAGATCGATAAACACGTCTGATAGCTTCTTCGTTCAAGAAATACTTGAGTTTACACAACAACCTTAACTTTGACGAGGACTTTTTGTACATACTATCAAATTGCGGACCAATATTAAGAGTGTGATCGATTACTGTACCAAGATATTTATAAGATGTAGTCACATTGATTGGTACTCCGTCAAAAAGCAATGCAAAGTCAGCTTTTGACATTGCTAATCTTTTTGCTGTCCCAAATAGCACGCACTCAGTCTTTCCAGGTTTTAAATTAATCACAAGTTCATTTTCACGAAAGTATGAGCTGATgttctttaaatcattatttaacaATTCTTCTATCTGAGAAATTTTGTTTGAAGAAACGTAGATAACAGTATCATCAGCGAATTCCACAACGTCAGCTTTTTTCAGAATGTCCGGAAAAtcgttaaagaaaattaaaaacagtagAGGTCCAAGGATAGAACCTTGTGGCACCCCACACAAAACCGGATAAGGATCGGATAACACATCGTCAAAACCAACAATTTGTTTTCTGTCAAACAAATAGCTCTCAAACCACTGAAGTGTGACATTGCTTACCCCATATTGTTTTAACTTTGCTAGAAGGGTTGCGTGTCCAAGGGTATCGAAAGCTTTCGATAAGTCAATGAATATCGCGCCAGTAATTTTTCCTTTGTCTGCAGCTTTTCTTATATCATCTAACAATAATGCTGTTGCAAGCTCGGTCGATCTCTTTTTACGGTAGCCAAATTGCTTCTCTGACAGTAAATTGTTGGATTCTAAATATTCACTCAATTGGTTGTGGACAGCTTTTTCCATAATTTTGGACAGCACAGGCAGTATTGAAATAGGGCGGTAATTATCAGGATTTGCTCGTTCTCCAGATTTGTGAAGAGGTTTGATCAAAGCAATTTTCCATTCAGTTGGCATAACTCCGGTCTTTAAAGAAAGATTTACAATGAATGCCATTGGTTTTGAAATCATTTCGGCACTGTCCTTTATCAAGTTAGGAGGTAAATTATCAAATCCAGTTGCTTTGCTACGCTTTAACGATTTCAGTTCTTTTTGGATGTACACTTTGCTGACATACGAAAACTCAAAGACTTCCTCAGTTCTAGAGCGATTCTGTTGTTGACGTTTCCAAGCGAAATTGACGAGTGGTATAAAACGATTCTTCAAATCCCGAGCAACAGTACTAAAGAAATTACAAAACTTGTTTGCTTTCGAACGGTTACTGGCCTGGTCGTCAACAGGTTTTACTAACGATTCAGGTGTTTTATTGTTGGACGGAAAAACTGACTTTAAAGCTTTCCAAAATTTTTGAGGATTGTTTCGATTTTCGTACAATAAATCTTGATGGTAAGTTCTTTTTGCTTTTCGAACTAAATTGTTGCAGTGGTTTCTggcaattttaaatgaagtccagtcgtttttatttttagatcttcGCGCTTTGCGTAACAATTGATCTTTATGATTAATCTGCCCTTTTACTTCCTGTGTGAGCCATGGACAATGTATTCCCTTTACTCGTTTGGTTATCTTGGGAGCATGCTTGTTATATACCGTTGttaaaatatctttgaaaaatGTCCATGCACGATTTACATCAGTCATATCATAAAGTGCATTCCACTCTTCCGATTCAAGATCACGGCACATATGCGATttgttgtattttgaataattaCGACATGTAATAGTTTTGAATTGGTATTTAACGTGATTCATTTTACGCACGCATCCTATCATGTCATGATCGCTGAAATCTAATGGTGCTACATCAACCGTAGATATTAAACTTTTGTTGTTAGTTAAAATAATGTCAATTATAGTACTCGTATCTTCAGTCACTCGAGTTGGTTTAGTTATCAATTGAACAAAACCGTGCAAAGTAATCAAGTCTTTTAATTCTCTGCATATATTTCTATTTCCGTAGTTAACATTGAAGTCCCCAAGGATTATAGTCTCAAGATTTGTACTGTTAATGAGAGTTAACATATCATCGAAAACTAGCGCAATTTAAATCTCTCTACTTGTCCTACGCAAAAGTACCGACCTTGCAGCCTGCCAGCTGCGGAGCATTTAAAGTGAGAATCTTTTCTCCATATTTTAAGTAGGACGAAAAAGCTGCCATTGTCTCAATGTTTTAGTTTAGGGTTGCAGATACAAACCTGTCTGAAGTCTAGAATGCTCTGTCATATTCTTAACTCCATTCGACCCAGGGTATTTCGAACATATTAATGATCCCGAGGGATAAGACAATGTCATAACTTTTTTCTAACGTCAtggaaagcttgaaatttgtccaAAGTGACaatacttaaaaattaaattgttttaGGTATAAAACGAA
Above is a window of Hydractinia symbiolongicarpus strain clone_291-10 chromosome 3, HSymV2.1, whole genome shotgun sequence DNA encoding:
- the LOC130635914 gene encoding uncharacterized protein LOC130635914, with translation MHAVLLQNETKNKSSYCKRLCLPLFFSFLFLSLLTWVGYVYTKSEKKLEESLHKINAEKGRTQSLIRQASSYMTLVNNAKKSTLLYAKLLKALEQRRTDSTNKKGFIALSLCGKNDRMVKSNRGSPFWDWKITLKAGNINYTNNFIVIKTPGVYFVYAQMFFFHNKNSFKRSIMDFHISKNRRDRLVLASVPVSTCPEACTRYISSVVKLKKNDRLAVSSYGDDIQFKSSQDKCQFGAVLLKRSSQ